In the Arachis ipaensis cultivar K30076 chromosome B10, Araip1.1, whole genome shotgun sequence genome, one interval contains:
- the LOC107623359 gene encoding E3 ubiquitin-protein ligase RHF2A: MEKVPGMEGKAESQMTSAEAFVEGGIQESCDDACSICLEDFSESDPSTTTACKHEFHLQCVLEWCQRSSQCPMCWQTISMKDPTSQELFEAVERERKLRAIAPRTAAIFHHPAFGDFGLQHLGISDADLEQRIIQHLAAAAAVGRSHHHGRREGHQTRASAHGHPPVIVLSSQPPQVPESSPRGGDEPATNPLGTPSSPMTSRGGEISRQIPHLQTQSSSSAPRDRDSIAQSSPANQDRAGPSESQSISDSLRARFSALSMRYKESISKGARGWKERLFCHGSSMSKVGSEARREAGIAGVTQLVQSQSLQNRATYRTATTSLSNHLEDHPTGEVTNQNRGARRENASHDNTPAACSASSRSN; encoded by the exons ATGGAG AAGGTACCAGGGATGGAAGGCAAGGCTGAGAGTCAAATGACTTCGGCTGAAGCCTTCGTCGAAGGAGGGATTCAAGAATCGTGTGATGATGCTTGCAGCATATGCCTTGAGGATTTCTCCGAAAGTGATCCTTCGACA ACCACTGCATGCAAGCATGAGTTTCACCTTCAATGTGTTCTTGAATG GTGCCAGAGAAGCTCTCAGTGCCCTATGTGTTGGCAAACTATTAGCATGAAGGATCCAACCAG TCAAGAGCTGTTTGAGGCAGTAGAACGGGAAAGGAAGTTGAGGGCTATCGCACCAAGGACTGCTGCTATCTTTCACCACCCTGCCTTTGGTGATTTTGGACTGCAGCAT TTAGGCATAAGTGATGCTGATCTTGAACAACGAATAATTCAACATTTAGCTGCAGCAGCAGCAGTTGGGAGATCACACCATCATGGTCGGAGGGAAGGGCATCAAACTAGGGCATCTGCTCATGGTCATCCACCCGTTATCGTTTTGTCATCTCAGCCACCGCAAGTCCCTGAATCATCTCCTAGAGGGGGAGATGAACCAGCTACAAATCCTTTAGGAACTCCATCTAGTCCTATGACATCCCGTGGAGGTGAAATATCACGGCAGATCCCACATCTTCAGACTCAAAGCTCTTCTTCAGCTCCTCGGGATAG AGACTCTATTGCGCAATCTTCTCCAGCAAACCAAGATAGAGCAGGGCCATCAGAATCCCAGTCCATTTCTGATTCTCTGCGGGCCCGATTTAGTGCGTTGTCCATGAG ATACAAAGAGTCAATTTCAAAAGGCGCAAGGGGATGGAAGGAGAGGCTGTTCTGTCATGGTTCTTCCATGTCAAAAGTTGGCTCAGAAGCTAGGAGAGAGGCTGGAATTGCCGGCGTCACACAATTGGTGCAATCCCAATCTCTTCAAAATAGAGCAACTTATAGAACTGCGACTACCTCTTTGTCAAATCATTTGGAGGATCATCCCACTGGAGAGGTGACCAACCAGAACAGGGGAGCTAGAAGAGAGAATGCATCGCATGATAACACTCCAGCTGCTTGTTCTGCTAGCTCACGTTCAAATTGA